In Bythopirellula goksoeyrii, a single window of DNA contains:
- a CDS encoding ExbD/TolR family protein — translation MPLKTQQAEVPQLNLTPMIDVVFLLIIFFMVATKFAEVERDIDIELPEVAAAAPLTAAPKQRVVSVQADGQLLLDSEETTLTRLTDSLKVAQQEYPQLSVVIRGDASCAFQHVAAALAACKDANISELGITVKLAQAVAITTR, via the coding sequence GTGCCCCTCAAGACACAGCAAGCTGAAGTTCCCCAATTGAATCTCACGCCGATGATCGACGTAGTGTTCTTGCTGATAATCTTTTTCATGGTGGCAACCAAGTTTGCTGAAGTAGAACGTGACATCGATATCGAGCTCCCAGAAGTTGCTGCCGCTGCTCCCCTCACCGCGGCTCCCAAGCAACGAGTTGTGAGCGTTCAAGCCGACGGCCAGCTCTTATTGGATAGCGAAGAAACGACTCTCACACGCTTAACCGATTCTCTCAAAGTAGCGCAACAGGAGTACCCCCAGCTCAGCGTGGTGATCCGCGGAGATGCCTCGTGTGCGTTTCAGCACGTCGCCGCCGCCTTGGCGGCATGCAAAGACGCAAATATTTCGGAGTTGGGCATCACAGTCAAACTCGCTCAGGCAGTAGCAATCACAACTCGCTAG
- a CDS encoding MotA/TolQ/ExbB proton channel family protein, which translates to MAERSKSLWDMVSAGGPMVYPILLCSFVLLLVVFERTLSLRRRRVVPRLFVERFLLQIGEGGLEKSEALDRCDSNESSIARVFTAAVRKWGKPAVEVEQAVLDEGERVANELHRYLRVINGVSTVCPLLGLLGTVSGMMQSFDVIANSSAMGRTELLAGGIGSALLSTAAGLSVAIPALIFYLYFVGRVDTLVMEVDRRGQEIVHLISAEGLEDRRNRPRGNSKQKKAA; encoded by the coding sequence ATGGCCGAGCGATCGAAAAGCTTGTGGGATATGGTTTCCGCGGGTGGACCGATGGTCTATCCCATTTTACTCTGTTCATTTGTGCTGCTCTTGGTCGTCTTTGAACGCACCTTAAGTCTCCGTCGGCGTCGAGTCGTGCCTCGCCTGTTTGTCGAGCGATTTCTGTTACAAATCGGTGAAGGAGGGTTGGAGAAATCTGAAGCTCTCGACCGCTGTGATTCCAACGAGAGTTCCATCGCCAGAGTCTTCACTGCTGCAGTGCGCAAATGGGGCAAACCGGCAGTTGAAGTCGAGCAAGCAGTACTTGACGAGGGAGAACGTGTTGCGAATGAATTGCATCGCTATTTGCGAGTCATCAACGGAGTATCGACCGTTTGCCCGCTTTTGGGACTACTAGGTACGGTATCAGGGATGATGCAGTCGTTCGACGTCATTGCCAACAGTTCGGCTATGGGCCGCACCGAATTACTCGCAGGGGGCATCGGCAGCGCATTGCTCTCAACCGCTGCTGGCCTATCGGTCGCAATTCCAGCCTTGATTTTTTATCTCTATTTCGTCGGTCGCGTCGATACGCTTGTCATGGAAGTCGATCGACGCGGACAAGAGATCGTTCACTTGATCTCGGCCGAGGGACTCGAAGATCGCCGTAATCGTCCTCGTGGCAACTCGAAACAAAAGAAGGCAGCATAG
- a CDS encoding prenyltransferase/squalene oxidase repeat-containing protein, with protein MQYPDLPPLAYWGLTSSTWVAMWGVLGTITILLIVLLSTRWANKRTWQKCAILSLWVHVIFAFLSVTVRIITGAPETGVDVPIRVAVLPAEAPIVESKPEEEIQPDWEHLAAPPLVAPAADPLPDPIEETNSSTPDSVAMESLAKVTTKKEPSPPAPLLKAPALLPAPAISPASDLAKTEPASKDEDPSPAESAPETSETSQKPPVESIASESEMEHLDETSDVVPVTTPTTPNQPAVPEKYADRFAMDLTKLASQRGGSEQTEKAVRAALGWLAEAQSDHGGWDASRFGSGQERIVLGHNRGGAGASADTGITGLALLAFLGNGHSHQHGSYRIEVARGLEYLRQRQRADGSLYGEAQLFARTYCHSMATLAVCEAFAMTHDSRLEPLARSATAYSLAMQHPTDGGWRYRRGDTGDTSQLGWQLMALKSAELAGIEVPNVTWTRIERFLRRVRRGNAGGLASYRPDSPASRTMTAEAWFCHQLLQADRNSALNPDSIHEAMESLSTELPSPSNRNLYYWYYATLALQQNQDHSPSSAKCWESWNHALTTALLTTQENDGSWNADTVWGGYGGRVYTTALSALCLEVYYRYKPTVETGEIAGREGWQSLQR; from the coding sequence ATGCAATACCCCGACCTACCACCGCTCGCCTATTGGGGACTCACTTCCTCGACCTGGGTGGCGATGTGGGGAGTGTTGGGAACGATCACAATATTGCTCATTGTGCTATTGAGCACTCGATGGGCAAATAAGCGAACTTGGCAAAAATGTGCGATCCTTTCGCTTTGGGTCCACGTGATCTTTGCTTTCTTGTCTGTTACCGTGCGAATCATTACGGGGGCCCCTGAAACGGGTGTCGATGTGCCCATTCGAGTTGCTGTATTGCCTGCCGAGGCACCTATTGTCGAATCGAAGCCAGAGGAAGAAATTCAACCGGATTGGGAACACTTGGCTGCCCCGCCACTTGTAGCACCAGCAGCTGATCCTCTTCCTGATCCCATTGAGGAGACAAACTCCTCAACGCCAGACTCTGTAGCTATGGAAAGTCTTGCCAAGGTTACCACGAAAAAGGAACCCTCCCCCCCTGCCCCACTCCTGAAAGCCCCCGCTCTTCTGCCGGCACCAGCCATCTCGCCGGCAAGCGACCTTGCAAAAACCGAACCCGCGAGCAAAGACGAAGACCCATCACCAGCCGAGTCCGCTCCGGAAACGAGCGAAACATCACAAAAACCTCCAGTGGAATCCATTGCGAGCGAATCTGAGATGGAACACCTCGACGAGACTTCAGACGTTGTCCCCGTGACCACGCCAACCACTCCTAATCAGCCTGCAGTTCCTGAGAAATATGCCGACCGCTTTGCCATGGATCTAACTAAATTGGCTTCTCAACGTGGTGGCAGCGAACAGACCGAGAAGGCAGTGCGGGCAGCGCTTGGCTGGCTGGCAGAAGCGCAATCAGATCACGGCGGTTGGGACGCCTCGCGGTTTGGCTCCGGGCAGGAACGTATAGTACTCGGCCACAACCGAGGTGGTGCTGGTGCCAGTGCCGACACAGGAATCACTGGACTCGCTCTGTTGGCATTTCTGGGCAATGGCCATTCCCACCAACATGGCTCCTATCGAATTGAAGTCGCTCGCGGCTTGGAGTATTTGCGCCAACGACAGCGTGCTGATGGCTCACTCTACGGTGAAGCCCAACTCTTTGCTCGAACCTACTGCCATTCGATGGCAACACTAGCGGTTTGCGAAGCCTTTGCCATGACTCACGATTCTCGACTTGAGCCTCTGGCTCGGTCAGCAACTGCTTACTCGCTCGCCATGCAACATCCGACCGATGGAGGTTGGCGCTATCGTCGCGGTGATACAGGAGACACTAGCCAACTCGGATGGCAACTCATGGCACTCAAGAGTGCTGAATTGGCAGGCATCGAAGTACCGAATGTCACTTGGACACGCATTGAAAGATTCTTGCGGCGGGTAAGACGTGGAAATGCAGGTGGCCTAGCGTCCTACCGCCCCGATAGCCCTGCCAGCCGCACGATGACCGCCGAGGCGTGGTTCTGCCACCAACTGCTGCAAGCCGACCGCAACTCAGCGCTCAACCCAGATTCCATCCACGAAGCAATGGAATCGCTCTCGACAGAGCTACCCTCCCCGAGCAATCGTAACCTCTATTACTGGTACTATGCCACGCTAGCTTTGCAACAGAATCAAGACCATTCTCCCTCTTCCGCAAAGTGTTGGGAGTCGTGGAATCATGCATTGACCACAGCGTTGTTGACCACTCAGGAAAACGACGGTAGCTGGAATGCCGACACGGTGTGGGGAGGGTACGGC